A window of the Cryptococcus neoformans var. neoformans B-3501A chromosome 9, whole genome shotgun sequence genome harbors these coding sequences:
- a CDS encoding hypothetical protein (Match to ESTs gb|CF188458.1|CF188458, gb|CF187521.1|CF187521, gb|CF190111.1|CF190111; HMMPfam hit to Synaptobrevin, Synaptobrevin, score: 115.9, E(): 9.5e-32) gives MSSEPYDPYIPSGSQPPAGPSSSGNNAQSTKIQAIQSQIDETIDTMHDNITKVAERGERLDALQDKTDTLAVSAQGFRRGASRVRKQMWLKDMKMRIIIAVGVCVLIVIIVVPIVKAVQK, from the exons AT GTCTTCTGAACCTTACGACCCCTACATCCCCTCTGGTTCCCAACCCCCAGCTGGCCCTTCTTCTAGCGGCAACAATGCTCAAAGTACGAAG ATCCAAGCAATCCAATCGCAAATTGACGAGACAATCGACACTATGCATGACAATATTACAAAAGTCGCTGAACGAGGAGAAAGGTTAGATGCTTTGCAGGATAAGACTG ACACCTTAGCCGTCTCTGCCCAAGGTTTCCGCCGCGGTGCCAGCCGTGTACGCAAGCAAATGTGGTTGAAGGACATGAAGATGCGAATAATTATCGCTGTCGGTGTCTGCGTCCttatcgtcatcatcgtcgtgCCTATCGTCAAGGC CGTTCAGAAGTAA
- a CDS encoding hypothetical protein (HMMPfam hit to WD40, WD domain, G-beta repeat, score: 69.4, E(): 9.7e-18), whose protein sequence is MQHRTPLTPIPQNRSPPSATSSNAPSTPTPKRPSSAKRPPKLAPIFLAKRARPERERQENTAWGVSAKKRVHLAGPSSIPPLAAGSRSAPIASDGEDASQSSDDQSDSEDDRRLYTQRKSQSIHDYFLPSTSRYGRVKDERQDKENTRVIEPITKEECVWKRKRRRLGVKGQGSSLANQRLIPPPQAYLSTLLHSLLPYHPLRPPASILLPSIHPPTGRPRDFAPPLAVSFNHIAKQYTSSDARSQGLRRLIGIAGEEGGVRILDVDEGLGMHREEKGWWWRAHGNAIFDLKWSPDDTKLTASGDQTSRLHALTTPVPTLLATLRGHTSSVKTVTFLDPSRSANNPSQSSVIASGGRDGNILIYDVRTKGRDPELGEYDAGPARREGSRERYRDGIPGFAPQTSGEVLDPVIVIKGAHGDGKRSGRTATRSVTSLLALSSIPGTLASGGSFDGIIKLWDLRFPAPTNRSSNPRPTCTPSGSLPDATLSGESPAKRARSINAMVESPVNGDVYALCGDSKVHVLRPSAALIQHHPTHSSGAFNAFTEEETYAEAVQPATYSDPSMLISNFYIRLSLSPDGRYLAAGSCKGGLMTWDTQERGQDMNRRRDASTTVAKKLGMGFEVGMSEIGGKDREVCAVEWGKDILAATSDGSLTRIWRSEPEIAKQIAENPGAYANEWAGAI, encoded by the exons ATGCAGCACAGGACCCCCCTCACGCCCATCCCGCAGAACCGCTCCCCCCCCTCCGCCACATCCTCCAATGCCCCCAGCACTCCGACTCCCAAGCGCCCCTCGTCCGCCAAACGGCCCCCGAAACTTGcacccatcttcttggccaAGCGGGCCAGGCCGGAAAGGGAACGTCAAGAGAACACCGCATGGGGTGTGTCTGCAAAGAAACGCGTGCACCTGGCTGGGCCGTCGTCCATCCCCCCGCTGGCCGCTGGCTCACGCTCCGCACCCATAGCGTCGGACGGGGAAGACGCTTCGCAGAGCAGCGATGACCAGTCGGATTCCGAGGATGACCGCCGGCTATACACACAGCGCAAATCGCAGAGTATACATGACTACTTCCTGCCCAGTACCTCTCGATACGGACGCGTCAAGGACGAACGgcaggacaaggagaacaCACGCGTCATTGAGCCAATCaccaaggaagaatgcGTTTGGAAacgaaagagaagaagactcGGAGTCAAGGGACAGGGGTCTTCTCTTGCAAACCAGCGTC TGATACCCCCGCCCCAAGCATACCTGTCCACACTTTTACATTCTCTCCTACCTTACCATCCCCTCAGGCCTCCCGCTTCCATCCTGTTACCCTCAATCCATCCACCCACCGGCCGTCCTCGAGActttgctcctcctctcgcCGTCTCGTTCAACCATATCGCAAAGCAATACACTAGTTCCGACGCGCGTAGTCAAGGATTACGCCGGTTGATCGGTATCgcgggagaagaaggcggggTGAGGATTTTAGATGTAGATGAGGGACTGGGGATGCAtagggaagagaagggatggtggtggagagCGCATGGGAATGCGATATTTGATTTAAAATGGTCCCCGGACGATACGAAA CTCACTGCATCGGGCGACCAGACATCACGCTTACATGCTCTGACCACCCCCGTCCCCACTCTCCTCGCCACACTCCGTGGTCACACATCATCTGTCAAGACCGTTACCTTTCTCGACCCTTCTCGCTCCGCCAACAACCCTTCACAGTCATCGGTTATTGCTTCGGGcggaagggatgggaacATTCTGATTTATGATGTTCGAACAAAAGGGCGTGATCCCGAACTGGGCGAGTATGACGCCGGGCCagcgaggagggaaggCTCAAGAGAGAGGTACAGGGATGGTATACCGGGATTTGCACCGCAAACGAGTGGCGAGGTGCTGGATCCGGTGATAGTCATCAAGGGAGCTCACGGGGACGGTAAACGCTCAGGT CGAACTGCCACACGATCCGTAacctccctcctcgccctctcctccatccctgGCACCCTAGCCTCTGGCGGCTCATTTGACGGTATCATCAAATTATGGGACCTCCGTTTCCCTGCCCCAACCAACCGCTCTTCCAACCCACGTCCGACGTGTACGCCATCTGGCAGTTTACCTGATGCCACGCTGAGCGGCGAATCGCCCGCAAAACGAGCAAGAAGTATAAACGCAATGGTGGAATCACCGGTGAATGGGGATGTTTATGCGCTTTGCGGTGATTCCAAGGTCCATGTTTTACGTCCTTCTGCCGCCCTCATTCAGCACCACCCGACCCACTCCTCTGGAGCGTTTAATGCGTttacagaagaagagacatACGCCGAAGCCGTCCAACCGGCCACTTACTCGGACCCATCCATGCTCATTTCCAATTTTTACATCCgtctttctctctcgccTGATGGCCGGTATCTGGCTGCTGGGAGCTGTAAAGGCGGGCTGATGACTTGGGATACGCAGGAACGAGGCCAGGACATGaacagaaggagagatgcGTCGACGACGGTGGCGAAGAAGCTTGGGATGGGGTTCGAGGTAGGAATGAGTGAAATAGGGGGAAAGGATAGAGAGGTTTGTGCGGTAGAGTGGGGGAAGGATATC CTCGCGGCAACTTCAGATGGGTCCTTGACACGGATATGGAGGTCCGAACCAGAGATTGCAAAGCAAATAGCAGAGAACCCTGGTGCCTACGCCAATGAGTGGGCGGGTGCAATTTGA
- a CDS encoding hypothetical protein (Match to ESTs gb|CF184902.1|CF184902, gb|CF184723.1|CF184723, gb|CF184678.1|CF184678), whose amino-acid sequence MKFFVAAVALVPAVMVNAYTTCMLTCMSEQQPTYCPSASSYNETSCLCSDDFITYVKNCLYQSDCSTDVPVWYDLSEDACNTTSSSSSAAAASTASSQSSSSDAAASTSSASTAETSSASSGAASVFGNAAAFGSVAIGVSAVIGGALLL is encoded by the exons ATGAAGTTCTTCGTTGCTGCAGTTGCTCTTGTCCCTGCCGTCATGGTTAACGC CTATACCACCTGTATGCTCACTTGTATGAGCGAGCAGCAGCCTACCTATTGcccttccgcttcttctta CAATGAGACCTCTTGTCTCTGTTCCGACGATTTCATTACCTACGTTAAGAACTGCCTTTACCA GTCTGACTGTTCTACCGACGTCCCCGTGTGGTATGACCTTTCAGAAGACGCGTGCAACACCacaagctcttcctccagcgCCGCTGCCGCCTCCACAGCTTCGTCTCAGTCTTCCAGCTCTGATGCTGCAGCAAGCACCTCATCTGCCTCCACCGCTGAAACTTCTAGTGCCTCTTCCGGTGCCGCCTCCGTCTTTGGCAACGCCGCTGCCTTCGGCTCTGTTGCCATCGGCGTCTCCGCTGTCATCGGTGGCGCTCTTCTGCTCTAA
- a CDS encoding hypothetical protein (HMMPfam hit to LRR, Leucine Rich Repeat, score: 51.4, E(): 2.4e-12), translating to MPVRPSRSNSDSSIPYVTNSSLASSYRPTSIRERETSPINTFNQLSLERSLTPPKAPRLAPQVTHDPKYTRHKRTQVLRNTSGTPSAASTDDEDDQDERGRGGIDEEVKSWLELRDGQGWKRIGKYKSVNKRGEIKNDLTNQLPPEILIQIFRYLPGNKDLLSVLLVSRFWCLCAFSLLWYKPTLPTITQLASIVRVIHSPTRSLPYANAIRRLPLIQLGPTLTDELFTSLLVCSRLERLNISGADKLTSGALRNVIACMPNLVSLDLTGVINTDDAVLVIVGETCQKLQAINLSECRLVGDEGVLALAKESRALRRIKFEKCHRITQKSLIPLIRACPLVLEYDFQDVISLSSSVLHTVFLHASHLREIRVNGCVSLNENCIPNLLDLSEMQDDGVAKVSEDVGIKIEPAEGVTMWRPVTTTFEYLRVVDMTGCTDLGDKAVDNLITNAPKLRQLTLNKCPALTDKSLESIGKLGKHLHNLHLGHVSLITDDGVINLARSCTRLRYLDLACCTLLTDACVAEIGENMPKLKRFGLVKVTNITDEAIYSLVRKHTSLERVHLSYCDQLSVKAIAYLLNKLAHIKHLSLTGVSSFKVPELQEFCRPPPDFFNDHQRAAFCVFSGSRVVDLRDYLNNHYLPSMEVDTSEDSGHDGAASSTSSLTIPRAAPTPDHSSISNSVAQHSNLVYRQSLSNLNDVWEDAPSPISPTPMSRPQPPHILTASIQYQSVQPGEGAPFPIASTSTSPPTFTSSSSARLTPNPTSAAPSYFNISSSPSLHNRFAYGGTTLPTHLDYLVPPSQESSRSSSMSSNGDRFPFIPHQVLSERSRGPDAPSRRDRPSGPRVPSDSYNVSPSYANEFASYWSREGRLPPASDAEVGMARTHIAEEPMTQVPNLSHRPGANGSSSSSAGAQREGGRGSRWLQRFGNGR from the exons ATGCCCGTACGACCGTCAAGGAGCAACTCGGATTCTTCTATACCCTATGTGACAAACTCATCCCTGGCCTCGTCCTACCGCCCTACATCGAtcagagaaagagaaacatCACCCATTAATACTTTCAACCAACTCTCTCTTGAAAGATCTCTCACTCCACCTAAGGCCCCCCGACTTGCACCTCAGGTGACCCACGACCCCAAATACACGCGTCACAAAAGAACCCAAGTGCTTAGAAATACGAGCGGAACACCGTCCGCGGCGAGCAcggacgatgaagatgatcagGATGAGCGTGGAAGGGGTGGTATAGACGAGGAGGTGAAAAGCTGGTTGGAGCTACGTGATGGacagggatggaagagaatcGGAAAATACAAGAGTGTCAACAAAAGGGGTGAAATCAAGAACGATCTGACGAATCAACTGCCGCCCGAAATCCTGATTCAGATATTCCGGTACCTACCTGGAAACAAGGATCTCCTGTCTGTCCTTTTGGTCTCCCGTTTTTGGTGTCTTTGTGCCTTTTCATTATTATGGTACAAACCCACTCTTCCAACAATCACGCAACTCGCCTCGATTGTTCGTGTAATTCATTCTCCTACCCGATCCCTACCTTACGCCAACGCCATCAGACGGCTGCCTCTCATCCAACTAGGTCCGACTCTCACTGACGAGCTATTCACGTCTCTATTAGTGTGTTCAAGATTGGAGAGGCTTAATATCAGTGGTGCCGACAAGCTCACTTCTGGGGCTTTGCGAAATGTCATCGCCTGTATGCCGAATCTGGTATCCTTGGATTTGACAGGTGTCATCAACACCGATGATGCCGTCCTGGTGATTGTGGGTGAAACCTGCCAGAAGCTGCAAGCTATCAATCTGTCTGAATGTAGATTGGTCGGGGATGAGGGTGTCTTGGCACTGGCGAAGGAAAGCAGAGCGCTCCGCAGG ATCAAGTTTGAAAAATGTCATCGAATAACACAAAAATCACTCATCCCTCTTATCCGCGCGTGCCCCCTTGTTTTGGAATATGACTTTCAAGATGTCATTTCTTTATCCTCTTCTGTCCTTCACACTGTCTTCCTGCACGCCTCTCATCTCCGCGAAATACGCGTGAATGGCTGCGTCTCCCTCAACGAAAATTGTATACCCAATTTGCTCGATTTGAGCGAAATGCAAGACGACGGAGTTGCCAAAGTGTCAGAAGACGTGGGGATCAAAATCGAACCTGCGGAAGGCGTAACGATGTGGCGACCGGTGACGACCACTTTCGAGTATTTGAGAGTGGTTGATATGACTGGGTGTACGGATCTGGGTGATAAAGCTGTTGATAACCTAATTACCAATGCGCCAAAATTGAGACAGTTGACGTTGAACAAATGTCCCGCGTTGACAGATAAGAGTTTGGAAAGTATTGGAAAGCTGGGGAAGCATTTACATAACTTGCATTTGGGACATGTCAGCTT GATCACCGATGATGGGGTTATCAACCTAGCGAGATCATGTACCAGACTGCGCTACCTTGACTTGGCTTGTTGCACTTTGTTGACCGATGCTTGCGTGGCTGAGATTGGTGAGAACATGCCAAAGCTGAAGAGGTTTGGTCTGGTCAAG GTCACCAATATCACGGACGAAGCGATATATTCTCTTGTCAGAAAGCATACTTCGTTGGAGCGGGTGCATTTATCGTACTGCGACCAGCTTAGCGTTAAGGCGATTGCATACCTTCTCAACAAACTTGCTCACATTAAGCACCTGAGTCTTACAGGTGTGAGCTCTTTCAAAGTCCCTGAACTCCAGGAATTCTGCCGTCCACCCCCAGAT TTCTTCAACGATCATCAACGGGCTGCATTCTGCGTCTTCTCCGGCTCAAGAGTTGTCGACCTTCGCGATTATCTCAATAACCACTATCTCCCCTCAATGGAAGTTGACACCTCTGAAGATTCGGGCCATGACGGTGCGGCTTCCAGTACCTCATCCCTGACCATCCCCAGGGCTGCACCCACCCCCGATCATTCATCAATTTCAAACAGCGTTGCTCAACACAGCAATCTTGTGTATAGGCAGTCATTGTCGAATCTGAATGATGTTTGGGAAGACGCTCCATCCCCTATCTCTCCCACCCCTATGTCTCGACCTCAACCACCGCACATTCTCACCGCATCGATCCAATATCAAAGCGTCCAACCTGGTGAAGGCGCTCCCTTCCCTATCGCGTCGACGTCTACCTCACCTCCCACTTTCACGTCTTCGTCATCTGCTAGGCTCACTCCCAACCCGACATCCGCCGCTCCATCATATTTCAATATCAGCTCAAGTCCTAGCTTACATAATCGCTTTGCCTATGGTGGTACTACCTTGCCTACCCATTTGGATTACCTCGTACCCCCGTCTCAGGAATCTTCTAGATCGTCCAGCATGAGCTCGAACGGGGATAGGTTCCCGTTCATTCCACATCAAGTTTTATCTGAGCGCAGCCGAGGCCCAGATGCGCCGAGTAGACGGGATAGACCGTCTGGACCTAGAGTGCCGTCAGACTCGTATAATGTGTCTCCCTCATATGCTAATGAGTTCGCATCATATTGGTCGAGGGAGGGCCGGCTACCACCAGCATCAGATGCAGAAGTCGGGATGGCGCGTACGCATATTGCTGAAGAACCTATGACTCAAGTCCCGAATTTGTCTCATCGTCCAGGTGCAAATGGgtcatcgtcatcgagCGCGGGCGCtcaaagggaaggaggaaggggcTCAAGATGGTTACAGCGGTTCGGTAACGGACGTTGA
- a CDS encoding hypothetical protein (Match to ESTs gb|CF190765.1|CF190765, gb|CF193090.1|CF193090, gb|CF194369.1|CF194369): MLSLTHILPLALAAASGASASPTTIQKRDISYPGVLGFLEPTPRGWDYSTMGTSPCGGFTTVNQTYYGLSTGMEFQVSNDVSNVVISYSTSSDMSNAVTLATIESATAGTMCLDGENLFEDEGFNFGDDITLQVFYHDEVTEQDGYQCADISFTSDHVMSVTCSNTSTIITKNGGSSTSSDSTTTVTVTAKSGKVTPLQAGWIGACVTIAVFGFALLALWYFGAIFFSRNALRRSEIQLGSHRMAEHSLDDISLHRRTTVDHKTPL; this comes from the exons ATGCTGAGCCTCACTCATATCCTTCCTTTGGCATTAGCTGCTGCTTCTGGAGCCTCGGCTTCCCCCACCACTATCCAAAAAAGAGACATCAGCTACCCGGGTGTTCTTGGATTTTTG GAACCTACACCACGAGGATGGGATTACTCCACAATGGGTACCTCCCCGTGTGGTGGCTTCACCACCGTCAACCAAACTTACTACGGCCTTA GTACTGGTATGGAGTTCCAGGTCTCCAACGATGTCAGCAACGTCGTTATTTCCTACTCCACATCATCTGATATGTCCAATGCGGTCACTTTGGCCACTATTGAATCGGCGACCGCTGGTACTATGTGTTTGGATGGCGAAAATCTTTTCG aggatgagggcTTTAATTTCGGCGACGACATCACATTGCAAGTTTTCTATCACGACGAAGTTACCG AACAAGATGGTTACCAATGTGCCGATATCTCTTTCACTTCCGATCATGTCATGAGCGTTACCTGCTCCAACACCTCTACCA TCATCACCAAAAACGGTGGCtcttctacttcttctGATTCTACCACCACCGTCACCGTCACCGCCAAGTCTGGTAAAGTCACTCCC CTCCAAGCTGGTTGGATTGGAGCCTGTGTTACTATTGCCGTTTTCGGCTTTGCTCTCCTTGCTCTCTGGTACTTTGGTGCGATCTTTTTCTCCCGTAATGCCCTCCGACGATCCGAAATTCAACTTGGTAGCCACCGAATGGCTGAACACTCTTTGGACGACATTTCC CTGCACCGGCGAACGACTGTTGACCACAAAACCCCTCTTTAA
- a CDS encoding hypothetical protein (HMMPfam hit to Hist_deacetyl, Histone deacetylase family, score: 521.5, E(): 7.7e-154), with amino-acid sequence MLSAQPPIDPSPPPSSSSSRRVAYYYDQDVGNYNYYLGHPMKPHRIRMAHNLIVNYGMCDEEGQEHGPAEVWGEGKRAVNDEIAQNWGGGEMGDAEVKWEKAALRGSRSKTMQVFKPRRATKEEMTRFHTDEYIDLLEAVTPETADALTGGGTRCLIGEDCPAFDGLFEFCTISAGGSLGAAERLNAGAADIVINWAGGLHHAKKTEASGFCYVNDIVLGILELLRIHPRVLYIDVDVHHGDGVEEAFYVTDRVMTCSFHRFGEFFPGTGDVRDVGMKKGKGYAVNVPLRDGITDDSFQSIFKPVIDRIMSHFRPSAVVLQMGADSISGDKLGGFNLTLEGHAECARFIKSFNVPVMMVGGGGYTVKNVARAWTKETAIMCGVDLAEDLPYNQFLEYYGPRYKLEVLPTNAVDHNPPEYLERIKNQVFENLRSLPFAPSAQMRSVPSKTIGQVLGITDGGDEEPEDEIDQRIKKLLKRRRANVLDVDASSSSESETDTPAFSRPGRARRQGGNFSGRGRSSRLAQLQRNRERREAAQEASNEVEDDPCGVLGKKKRSFFKVVPKLNGVGVEPIDATGFGIGVVTNGLNGVGGLKDRLGIPVVEQWKGDGIVSRGGTPASIA; translated from the exons ATGCTGTCCGCCCAGCCACCGATAGACCCATCcccacctccatcttcctcctcctctcgcAGGGTAGCATACTATTACGATCAGGATGTGGGAAACTACAACTACTATCTGGGTCATCCCATGAAGCCCCACCGAATAAGGATGGCGCACAATTTGATTGTCAACTACGGGATGtgtgatgaggaagggcAGGAGCATGGCCCCGCAGAAGTATGGGgcgaaggaaagagggcaGTGAATGATGAGATTGCCCAAAATTGGGGGGGAGGCGAGATGGGCGATGCAGAAGTGAAGTGGGAAAAGGCGGCGCTTAGGGGATCAAGGAGTAAGACGATGCAGGTTTTT AAACCTCGAAGGGCTaccaaagaagaaatgacTCGGTTTCATACAGATGAATATATAGACCTGCTAGAGGCAGTTACCCCGGAGACTGCGGATGCTTTAACAGGGGGCGGAACGAGGT GCCTTATTGGTGAGGACTGTCCCGCATTCGACGGTTTATTCGAGTTCTGCACCATCTCTGCAGGTGGATCGTTAG GTGCTGCTGAACGTCTGAACGCCGGTGCTGCCGACATTGTCATCAATTGGGCTGGTGGTCTGCATCACGCCAAGAAGACTGAAGCAAGTGGTTTCTGCTACGTGAATGACAT TGTGTTGGGTAttcttgagcttctcaGAATACATCCCCGAGTTCTCTACATTGATGTTGACGTACATCACGGAGACGGTGTAGAGGAAGCGTTCTACGTAACGGACAGGGTCATGACTTGTAGTTTCCACCGATTTGGAGAATTCTTTCCTGGTACAGGTGATGTCAGA GATGTTGGtatgaagaaaggaaaaggctACGCCGTGAACGTCCCACTCCGAGACGGTATCACCGATGACAGTTTCCAATCAATATTCAAGCCT GTGATTGACCGTATCATGTCACACTTCCGACCCAGCGCTGTCGTCCTTCAAATGGGTGCCGATTCTATATCAGGCGACAAACTCGGTGGCTTCAACCTAACTTTGGAAG GTCATGCGGAGTGTGCCAGATTTATCAAGAGTTTCAATGTACCTGTTATGATGGTTGGTGGGGGTGGATATACTGT TAAAAACGTTGCAAGGGCTTGGACTAAGGAGACTGCCATTATGTGCGGTGTGGACCTTGCTGAGGACTTGCCTTACAATCAATT CTTGGAATATTACGGACCTCGATACAAGCTTGAAGTTTTGCCCACCAATGCCGTAGACCATAATCCCCCCGAATACCTGGAGCGTATCAA GAATCAAGTGTTTGAGAACCTCCGAAGTCTTCCATTTGCTCCTTCTGCTCAAATGCGTTCTGTCCCAAGTAAGACTATTGGCCAGGTTTTGGGTATAACGGATGGCGGTGACGAGGAACCCGAAGATGAGATTGATCAGCGTATAAAGA AACTGTTGAAACGGCGCCGAGCCAATGTCCTAGATGTCGAcgcctcttcatcttccgaaTCCGAAACCGACACCCCAGCCTTCTCCCGTCCCGGACGAGCCAGACGTCAAGGTGGCAATTTTTCCGGCCGTGGTCGCTCATCCCGTCTCGCCCAACTGCAACGTAACCgcgaaagaagggaagcaGCGCAGGAAGCGTCCAAtgaagtggaagatgatccTTGTGGGgtgttggggaagaagaagaggagttTCTTCAAGGTGGTTCCCAAGTTGAATGGTGTGGGAGTTGAGCCGATAGACGCGACGGGTTTCGGAATCGGTGTGGTGACCAATGGACTCAATGGTGTAGGAGGATTGAAGGATCGGTTGGGGATACCGGTGGTAGAGCAGTGGAAAGGGGACGGGATCGTGTCGAGGGGTGGTACGCCAGCGAGTATAGCGTGA